In Lactococcus garvieae subsp. garvieae, the following proteins share a genomic window:
- a CDS encoding glycerophosphodiester phosphodiesterase, with product MRKTFQSTNDFFKNTFHYFAPVIFFHLLLLLVVVPTLTATTNFLLHRKEIDYLAYDNVLSIFSQHPLTAFALLGVLVLILVSVFLEFTFLTILVHFVKQKEKVTIPELLYATFSRLRHLRPSFILFFLFYFMLVLPLSGFASGIDIISAIQVPNFILEFIATNNWWLLAAYILLTLLSIFIGYRLIFVLPLMILQQKKLRTSLRVSWQMSKGKFKVFFFRFITIFISLLASFWIISQLLILLQSAIDHHMPQIALASATIIMFIIQVSALLHMLLSLILIFYVVINLLEELTPEEIYVELRAFRLLPKGWRRAGRSLLGLFTILFIALIGVFNVYYLSQDTLSNPLIISHRGVSEKNGVQNTIPALIETSQTYHPDYVEMDVRETKDKQFVVMHDENLRLLAGVNKKVNELTLAELTKLTVRENGKSAPLPSFDEYLKEADRLNQKLLIEIKIPLKEDVNAVSKNFLQRYKKDIEAKNHQVQSLSFDLSRSLKKQDSSTFVSYIMTYNLIGVPKSNVDAFSVEISTLDSEFVEKAHDYGKKVYAWDVNDANTVQRMRLYDVDGLITDDIPVVKKTIEKTQSGMSFAQKIRIYLLDLGNADLTDLSSDSFSSFNV from the coding sequence ATGCGTAAAACATTCCAATCAACAAATGACTTTTTTAAAAATACGTTTCATTATTTTGCTCCCGTCATATTTTTTCATCTCTTACTTTTACTCGTTGTAGTTCCGACGTTAACAGCGACCACTAATTTTTTACTTCACCGTAAGGAGATTGATTATCTGGCTTATGATAATGTACTCTCGATTTTTAGTCAACATCCACTCACAGCGTTTGCTCTGCTGGGAGTTTTGGTCTTGATTTTAGTTTCGGTCTTCTTAGAATTTACTTTTCTAACGATACTGGTGCACTTTGTGAAACAAAAAGAAAAAGTCACAATTCCTGAGTTGCTTTATGCAACATTTTCACGATTGCGACATCTCAGACCCTCTTTTATCTTATTTTTCTTGTTTTATTTTATGTTAGTCCTGCCTTTGAGTGGTTTTGCCAGTGGGATAGACATTATTTCCGCTATCCAAGTGCCCAACTTCATTCTGGAGTTTATTGCAACTAATAATTGGTGGCTTTTGGCAGCCTACATTTTACTGACTTTATTATCCATTTTTATTGGATACCGTCTAATTTTTGTTCTGCCCCTCATGATCTTGCAGCAGAAAAAACTCCGGACTTCGTTGAGAGTCAGCTGGCAGATGAGCAAAGGAAAATTTAAAGTTTTCTTTTTCCGCTTTATCACAATTTTTATTAGTTTACTGGCTTCTTTCTGGATAATTAGTCAACTTTTGATCCTGTTGCAATCCGCAATTGATCATCATATGCCGCAAATAGCGTTAGCATCAGCGACGATAATTATGTTTATTATCCAAGTTTCGGCTTTACTACACATGCTTTTGTCACTGATTTTGATTTTCTATGTGGTCATTAATCTGTTAGAGGAATTAACACCTGAAGAAATCTATGTAGAACTAAGAGCTTTCCGACTGTTGCCTAAAGGTTGGCGCCGGGCGGGCCGGAGTTTATTGGGGCTTTTTACAATCCTGTTTATTGCGCTTATCGGTGTTTTTAACGTTTATTACCTCAGCCAGGATACTTTATCAAACCCGCTTATTATTTCACACCGTGGTGTGTCAGAAAAAAATGGGGTTCAAAATACAATTCCCGCCTTGATTGAAACGAGCCAAACCTATCATCCAGATTATGTTGAGATGGATGTACGTGAAACAAAGGACAAACAGTTTGTTGTCATGCATGATGAAAATTTACGTCTTTTAGCTGGAGTGAACAAGAAAGTAAATGAGTTGACTTTAGCTGAACTCACAAAACTGACTGTTCGAGAAAATGGTAAATCTGCCCCCTTACCAAGCTTTGATGAATACTTGAAAGAAGCAGATAGACTTAATCAAAAATTACTGATTGAGATTAAAATCCCACTTAAGGAAGATGTTAATGCTGTAAGTAAAAATTTCTTGCAACGTTATAAAAAAGATATTGAAGCAAAAAATCATCAAGTACAATCTTTAAGCTTTGATTTGTCACGAAGCCTAAAAAAACAGGATTCGTCTACTTTTGTATCCTACATTATGACCTACAATCTTATTGGAGTACCGAAAAGTAATGTCGACGCTTTTTCTGTTGAGATATCGACATTGGATTCGGAATTTGTGGAAAAAGCACACGATTATGGTAAAAAAGTTTATGCTTGGGATGTCAATGATGCCAATACAGTACAACGCATGCGTCTGTATGATGTGGACGGCTTAATCACAGATGACATACCAGTAGTCAAGAAAACCATCGAAAAAACGCAAAGTGGCATGAGTTTTGCGCAGAAAATCCGAATCTACTTATTGGATCTAGGAAATGCAGACTTAACAGATTTGAGCTCAGATAGTTTTTCTAGTTTTAATGTTTAA
- a CDS encoding C69 family dipeptidase, with the protein MITRKQGSCTTILVGKKASIDGSTLIARNDDGHEALDPQRFVVVQPDEQPRHYKAVLSALELDLPENPMRYTATPNAVLTSGTWAAAGINAANVAMSATETITTNPRILGLDPYNEESGMGEEDYVTLVLPYIHSAREGVERLGALLDQYGTYEPNGIAFADKEEVWWLETIGGHHWAAVRIPDDSYVVAPNRMNIDHFDFESEDTLCSKDLKALIDENHLNPDFEGYNLRHIFGSSSVKDSVYNNPRTWYGQNALGTPSDDPQNPELPFICKATRKISVEDMKFVLSSHFENTEFDTYGTTNTPEQAQLFRPIGINRNHSVHILQIRNHVDEKLAGIQWLAFGANTFNHVVPFYTNVEDTPACYRDATATFDLNNMYWLSCTAALLGDTDYSKYVDLRDTYELATVGKFREIQNKTDKAGAAADLQAANEELAAFALKAMTEMLGRMVISGSNRMKLRYDFND; encoded by the coding sequence ATGATTACTCGTAAACAAGGTTCATGTACTACTATTTTGGTGGGGAAAAAAGCCTCAATTGATGGTTCAACACTTATCGCTCGTAATGACGATGGACATGAAGCACTGGATCCACAACGCTTTGTTGTTGTTCAACCAGATGAACAACCGCGTCATTATAAAGCTGTATTGAGTGCTTTGGAACTAGACCTTCCAGAAAACCCAATGCGTTATACAGCAACACCCAACGCTGTTTTAACAAGCGGAACTTGGGCTGCTGCAGGGATTAATGCGGCAAATGTTGCAATGTCAGCTACAGAAACAATTACAACAAACCCACGTATCTTGGGACTTGATCCTTACAATGAAGAAAGCGGCATGGGAGAAGAAGACTACGTGACTCTTGTCTTGCCGTACATCCACAGCGCGCGTGAGGGTGTTGAACGCTTAGGTGCTCTTCTTGATCAATATGGAACATATGAACCTAACGGTATTGCTTTTGCTGATAAAGAAGAAGTTTGGTGGTTGGAAACGATTGGTGGCCATCATTGGGCAGCAGTACGTATTCCAGATGATTCTTACGTGGTTGCACCTAACCGCATGAATATTGATCATTTTGATTTTGAAAGTGAAGATACACTTTGTTCAAAAGATTTGAAAGCATTGATTGATGAAAACCATCTTAACCCAGATTTTGAAGGTTATAATTTACGTCATATCTTTGGTTCTAGCTCAGTTAAAGATAGTGTATATAACAATCCACGGACTTGGTATGGTCAAAACGCTTTGGGAACTCCGAGTGATGATCCTCAAAATCCCGAATTGCCATTCATTTGTAAAGCCACACGTAAAATTTCAGTAGAAGATATGAAATTTGTGCTTTCAAGCCACTTTGAAAATACTGAATTTGACACTTATGGTACAACAAATACACCGGAACAAGCACAACTTTTCCGTCCAATTGGGATTAACCGTAACCATAGTGTACACATTTTGCAAATCCGTAATCATGTTGATGAAAAACTTGCGGGTATTCAATGGTTGGCATTTGGGGCAAATACCTTCAATCATGTCGTACCTTTCTACACAAATGTAGAGGATACACCAGCTTGCTACCGTGATGCAACAGCGACATTTGACTTGAATAATATGTACTGGCTCAGCTGTACAGCAGCGCTTCTTGGCGATACAGATTACAGTAAATACGTTGATTTACGTGATACTTATGAGTTGGCAACTGTAGGTAAATTCCGTGAAATCCAAAATAAAACAGATAAAGCGGGAGCTGCAGCAGACCTTCAAGCAGCAAATGAAGAATTAGCAGCGTTTGCATTAAAAGCAATGACTGAAATGCTTGGACGTATGGTAATTTCAGGTTCAAATCGTATGAAGCTTCGTTATGATTTTAACGATTAA
- a CDS encoding CCA tRNA nucleotidyltransferase, whose translation MKLENLPSEFVQALPVLEKIQAHGFEAYFVGGSVRDALLQRPIHDVDIATSAYPAETKAIFPHTIDVGIDHGTVLVLAGQSEAEHYEITTFRTESTYTDYRRPDSVDFVRELSEDLKRRDFTINAFAMDTEGQIIDLFNGLSDLAGSRLRAVGIATERFNEDALRIMRAMRFAATLNFDVEEETFKAMQARAHLLSKISIERIFIELDKLLLAKNWKKGLEILLTSQAYTFLPDLQEKAIQALLQTLETPFTFVNSEQAWAALLVHSDQVNIKAFLKKWKVSNDFIKYVYELTEAYKLENWSLESIYRYGLEKALLVDQLKIAAGQDVDCDQAYSYNEKLQIHSNSDLAVTGNDIIQTFNIKPGPILGKLLHQVEEQVVNNQLKNDRNKILIYIKEIL comes from the coding sequence ATGAAACTAGAGAATTTGCCGTCAGAATTTGTACAAGCTTTGCCGGTTTTGGAAAAAATACAGGCACATGGTTTTGAGGCTTATTTTGTAGGAGGAAGCGTACGAGATGCGCTTTTGCAAAGGCCAATCCATGATGTGGATATTGCAACCAGTGCATATCCAGCTGAAACCAAAGCCATATTTCCGCATACTATCGATGTGGGAATTGATCACGGTACCGTGTTAGTCTTAGCCGGTCAATCTGAAGCTGAACATTATGAAATTACTACTTTTCGTACAGAAAGCACTTATACAGATTATCGCCGCCCAGATTCTGTAGATTTTGTCCGAGAACTTTCGGAAGATTTAAAACGCCGTGATTTCACGATTAATGCCTTTGCTATGGATACTGAGGGACAGATTATTGATTTGTTCAATGGTCTTTCTGATTTGGCTGGGTCACGCTTACGTGCAGTGGGTATTGCAACGGAGCGTTTCAATGAAGATGCGCTTCGGATTATGCGAGCAATGCGTTTTGCTGCAACTTTAAATTTCGATGTTGAAGAAGAAACATTTAAAGCTATGCAGGCGCGTGCTCATCTTTTAAGCAAAATTTCGATTGAACGTATTTTCATTGAACTCGACAAGTTGCTTTTGGCTAAAAATTGGAAAAAAGGCTTAGAAATATTGTTGACTTCTCAAGCTTATACTTTCTTGCCTGACTTGCAAGAAAAAGCTATACAAGCTTTACTTCAAACTCTAGAGACACCCTTTACCTTTGTTAACTCAGAGCAAGCTTGGGCTGCACTCTTAGTACATAGTGATCAGGTAAATATTAAAGCTTTCTTGAAAAAATGGAAAGTGTCTAATGACTTTATCAAATATGTGTATGAGTTGACAGAAGCTTACAAGCTTGAAAATTGGAGTTTAGAAAGTATTTATCGCTATGGATTAGAAAAAGCTCTGCTTGTTGATCAGCTAAAAATTGCTGCAGGCCAAGATGTTGATTGTGATCAGGCTTATAGTTATAATGAAAAACTCCAGATCCATAGCAATTCGGACCTCGCAGTAACTGGAAATGACATTATCCAAACATTCAATATCAAGCCGGGACCGATTTTAGGAAAGCTGCTTCATCAGGTTGAAGAACAAGTCGTCAACAACCAATTAAAAAATGATAGAAACAAAATTTTAATATATATTAAGGAGATTCTATGA
- a CDS encoding M20 family metallopeptidase produces the protein MKTFITDEYQTAAVQSLGCLVKHASVLDESDSGAGHPFGKKVLGALEEVLELCQELGFKTFQDPEGYYGYAETGEGEKLFGLLCHMDVVPAADQAGWETDPFEMVERDGLLIGRGTQDDKGPSMAALYAVKALMDAGVTFDGRIRFIFGTDEETLWRCLDKYNEKEEAITMGFAPDSHFPLNYAEKGLLQAYLTGPGTNEFTLHASGALNVVPDRAAYTSEKLAEVKAALTAHGFAYEETEKGISVQGKSVHAMAAPEGTNATLRLAIALAEVFDFKPLDFLGKLVQENATGENVVGKVMDEQSGELTMNFTDVEITPEHTKIGVDMRLPVTIDKDELAEKLATQAATYQLEYKQYDWLNPLYVPVESELIQTLLATYREITGDMTEPMVSGGATFARTMQNCVAFGAMFPETPDYMHQANEQWAIADLRKTMEIYAEAIYRLCAVK, from the coding sequence ATGAAAACTTTTATTACAGATGAATATCAAACAGCAGCTGTGCAATCACTAGGATGTTTAGTCAAACATGCCTCTGTATTAGACGAGAGCGATTCCGGTGCAGGGCATCCTTTTGGGAAAAAAGTTTTAGGTGCTTTAGAAGAAGTCTTAGAACTTTGCCAAGAATTAGGCTTTAAGACTTTCCAAGATCCTGAAGGCTATTATGGTTACGCTGAGACTGGCGAAGGCGAAAAACTTTTTGGCTTACTTTGTCACATGGATGTTGTGCCTGCAGCAGACCAAGCAGGCTGGGAAACTGATCCTTTTGAAATGGTTGAGCGTGATGGACTTTTAATTGGTCGGGGAACACAAGACGATAAAGGACCAAGTATGGCTGCGTTATATGCAGTGAAAGCCTTAATGGATGCTGGTGTGACATTTGACGGACGGATTCGTTTTATTTTTGGTACAGATGAAGAGACACTTTGGCGTTGTTTGGATAAATATAATGAAAAAGAAGAAGCAATCACAATGGGCTTTGCACCTGATTCTCATTTTCCACTTAACTATGCTGAAAAAGGTTTACTTCAAGCCTATCTTACTGGACCTGGCACAAACGAATTTACATTACACGCATCTGGCGCATTAAATGTTGTACCCGATCGTGCGGCTTACACTTCAGAAAAATTAGCAGAAGTAAAAGCTGCCTTGACAGCGCATGGCTTTGCCTATGAGGAAACAGAAAAAGGAATTTCCGTACAGGGTAAAAGCGTGCATGCTATGGCTGCACCAGAAGGGACAAATGCTACGCTACGTTTGGCTATTGCCTTGGCAGAAGTATTTGACTTCAAACCCCTTGATTTCTTAGGTAAACTTGTTCAAGAAAATGCCACAGGTGAAAATGTTGTGGGAAAAGTCATGGATGAACAATCCGGTGAATTAACCATGAATTTCACGGATGTTGAAATCACTCCTGAGCATACAAAAATTGGGGTGGATATGCGACTCCCTGTGACTATTGATAAAGATGAACTGGCTGAAAAGCTCGCCACTCAAGCCGCAACTTATCAACTCGAGTACAAGCAATATGATTGGTTAAATCCTCTCTATGTGCCGGTAGAAAGTGAACTTATCCAAACGCTCCTTGCTACTTATCGTGAAATTACAGGAGATATGACGGAGCCAATGGTTTCTGGAGGAGCTACCTTTGCTCGGACGATGCAAAATTGCGTAGCCTTTGGAGCCATGTTCCCTGAAACGCCGGACTATATGCACCAGGCTAATGAACAATGGGCAATTGCGGACTTGCGTAAAACAATGGAAATATATGCTGAAGCCATCTATCGCTTATGTGCAGTGAAGTAA